GTCGGTCTCCCGGTGGCTGAGGATGCCGCAGTTGTCGCCGAGCGCGAACATCATGCCGCCGCCCGCGAGTTCGGCGGTGGCTGGGTGCCGGACGGCGGCGTCCCGCAGGTCCGCCTCGACGAAGGAGACTCCGGTGTAGGCGGGGACGGCATCGGACAGCAGCGGGCGGATCCTGGACCAGGCGCCGTCGGCGCCGACCAGCAGGTCCGTGGTGAGGGTGGTGCCGTCGGCGAGCCGGAGTTCGTGGCGGCCGCCGCCGAGGGGCCGGGCCGCGGTGACCTTGGCGCCCCAGCGGACGGTGCCTGCGGGCAGCGAGTCGAGCAGGATGCGCCGCAGGTCGTTGCGGTTGACCTCGGGCCGGCCGCCGCTGTCGCCGTCCTCGTCGGCCAGCAGCACGGTGCCGTCCCGGTCGATGATGCGCATCGCCTGGCCGCCGGGGTGGATGATCGCGAGGAATTCCTCGTACAGGCCGGCGGCGCGCAGCGCGAGCTGGGCGGAGTCCTCGTGCAGGTCGAGCATGCCGCCCTGGTGGCGGGCGGTGGGCGAGGCGTCCAGGTCGAGGACGACGGCCTCGATGCCGTGGACGTGCAGGATGCGGGCGAGGGTGAGGCCGCCGAGGCCGGCGCCGACGACGGTGATCGGGTGGTGGTGGGTGGTGGCGGTGGTCATGTCGGTACTCCTGTCGGTCGGTCGGCGGCTCAGCGCGGGGTGTGCAGGACCCCGTTGAGCAGGACGCGGAAGCCCCAGTCGAGGCGTTGCTCGCCGGAGCCGGCGAGCAGGTCGGCGCCGAGGGCGGCGACGTGCGGGTGGGTGTCGGCGGCGGTGCCGCGCAGGACGGCCGCGAGGGCGTCCCACTCCTCGGCGCGGTCGCTCTCGTCGCTCCC
This DNA window, taken from Streptomyces sp. TLI_235, encodes the following:
- a CDS encoding 2-polyprenyl-6-methoxyphenol hydroxylase-like FAD-dependent oxidoreductase, with the protein product MTTATTHHHPITVVGAGLGGLTLARILHVHGIEAVVLDLDASPTARHQGGMLDLHEDSAQLALRAAGLYEEFLAIIHPGGQAMRIIDRDGTVLLADEDGDSGGRPEVNRNDLRRILLDSLPAGTVRWGAKVTAARPLGGGRHELRLADGTTLTTDLLVGADGAWSRIRPLLSDAVPAYTGVSFVEADLRDAAVRHPATAELAGGGMMFALGDNCGILSHRETDGTLHAYVALRVPEDWAAGVDFTDTEAARAEVLQHFEGWDDRLRAMLADARGALVPRPIHALPVGHSWQRTAGVTLLGDAAHLMSPFAGEGANLAMLDAAELAAAIAARPGDTEAALAQYEKALFPRSEASAAESAGNLDLCFDENAPHGLIERMAAYQASA